A part of Bacillota bacterium genomic DNA contains:
- the spoIIE gene encoding stage II sporulation protein E: MMLVMIEQSDASTYCMPLSAKAHVSSRPKRLPLGNLLTVLSALFAFDKLPYYILVALLTQVELTSGLHPLGIGFAAACLLLRDPALNLGMMGWLAAGVAFGNMRVLPVYLILYTLFWIFAVVLKANWKDKMGQYAFAVGVTVTMLQGIPPLAGGSPPYVILSVVIHGLLTGVSCLLFVPGVAAIKTRSLPFGVQEFISLLLIGLGALMGIGNLQVFGVALVYVISGLAILTAGYIGGPGAAAVLGTTIGVGLMLPLAGPPLLLASLGFPGTVAGVFRHKARGWMVFGFLVSQLLLYLSLAPTLVGEMGATLLAALLFLIIPQQVLHKLQRFLPVQYQQANVQEVASALQDSFADKLSGMSRVFEELASTFGDDKTPEESRHSQLNRACEYISEKACASCVSYRKCWEENFYQTYWDLVELLASVEHRRNLSTRDLPPRFQKYCLHAHRLTATLREAAERLRINNYWGQRVSESRGIVRRQLAGVSQLIKGVAAQFEIGLCEDLGLQQILKEQFTVHELFPAEVLITDEGGVRRVTIERQRLCHGAQFCSNRIPALMDQVLGESYSVWQRFCSSEGRCRCVFLPERKFNLETVALNVPKDTVSGDEWTKLMLPNGKIALLISDGMGIGPEAAKESQATVSMLERMLENGFDVQFALQTVNSVLLLRSVKETFATIDLALVDMYTGLVDFIKIGSTPSFIVRPDEVEIVRANSLPVGIFPEIEIQSQTRRLEHGDILVMITDGAIDQQSELLESEQWIAELLARIKTDDPGKIARRVLDELRQVVGEQLPDDVTIVVTRITRATPNHQFYNNEEIPLYVRVGQ, translated from the coding sequence TTGATGTTGGTGATGATCGAACAATCCGACGCGAGTACCTACTGTATGCCCTTAAGTGCAAAGGCCCATGTTTCCAGCAGGCCGAAGAGACTGCCTCTGGGCAACTTGCTCACGGTGTTATCCGCCCTGTTTGCCTTCGACAAGTTGCCCTACTATATCCTAGTGGCCCTGTTAACCCAGGTGGAGTTGACCAGTGGCCTACACCCCTTGGGGATCGGTTTTGCCGCGGCATGTCTGTTGTTACGGGATCCGGCGTTGAACCTAGGGATGATGGGTTGGCTTGCCGCAGGAGTTGCCTTTGGGAATATGAGAGTGCTGCCCGTCTACCTTATTCTTTACACCCTTTTTTGGATCTTTGCTGTGGTCCTCAAAGCCAATTGGAAGGACAAAATGGGCCAATATGCCTTTGCGGTTGGGGTGACGGTCACCATGCTCCAGGGAATCCCCCCCCTGGCTGGGGGGTCCCCACCCTACGTTATCCTTTCAGTGGTTATCCATGGCCTTTTGACAGGGGTCTCTTGCCTTTTGTTCGTACCCGGTGTGGCGGCCATTAAGACCAGGTCTTTACCCTTCGGTGTCCAGGAGTTTATCAGCTTACTTCTAATCGGTTTGGGTGCCCTCATGGGAATTGGAAACCTTCAGGTGTTTGGGGTGGCCTTAGTCTATGTAATCAGTGGACTGGCTATCCTCACCGCCGGCTATATCGGGGGACCCGGTGCCGCGGCGGTCTTGGGCACCACCATTGGTGTGGGACTGATGTTGCCTTTGGCCGGACCGCCGTTGCTTTTAGCTTCTCTGGGCTTTCCCGGCACCGTGGCTGGGGTCTTTCGCCATAAGGCCCGGGGGTGGATGGTTTTCGGATTCTTGGTCAGCCAACTGCTTCTTTACCTTTCTTTAGCGCCTACTTTGGTGGGGGAGATGGGAGCCACCCTGCTGGCAGCCCTCCTTTTCCTGATAATTCCTCAACAGGTCCTACATAAACTCCAACGCTTCCTACCGGTGCAGTACCAGCAGGCTAACGTCCAAGAGGTGGCCTCGGCCCTGCAGGATTCCTTCGCGGACAAGCTTAGTGGTATGTCCCGGGTCTTTGAGGAACTGGCGAGCACCTTCGGGGACGATAAGACCCCCGAGGAAAGCCGGCACTCCCAACTTAACCGGGCCTGCGAGTATATTTCCGAAAAGGCCTGTGCCTCCTGTGTTAGTTATCGCAAATGTTGGGAGGAAAACTTCTATCAGACCTACTGGGATTTGGTGGAATTGCTAGCTTCGGTGGAGCACAGACGAAACCTTTCCACCAGGGATCTGCCGCCGCGTTTTCAGAAGTATTGTCTGCATGCCCATCGCCTGACCGCCACTTTGCGGGAGGCGGCCGAACGGTTGCGGATCAACAACTACTGGGGTCAGCGGGTTAGTGAGAGCCGGGGTATCGTCCGCCGACAACTGGCGGGGGTTTCCCAGCTCATTAAGGGAGTGGCGGCGCAGTTTGAGATCGGTCTGTGTGAAGACTTGGGACTGCAGCAGATCTTGAAGGAACAATTCACCGTGCATGAACTTTTTCCCGCGGAAGTTCTGATCACCGACGAAGGGGGCGTCCGCAGGGTCACTATAGAACGGCAACGACTCTGCCATGGCGCCCAGTTTTGCAGCAACCGCATCCCGGCCTTGATGGACCAGGTGTTGGGAGAATCCTATTCGGTTTGGCAACGCTTTTGTAGCAGCGAGGGCCGGTGCCGATGTGTTTTTCTTCCGGAGCGCAAGTTTAACCTGGAGACCGTGGCTTTGAATGTACCCAAGGACACGGTCAGTGGCGATGAATGGACCAAGCTGATGCTGCCCAATGGGAAAATTGCGCTGCTGATCAGTGACGGCATGGGAATTGGGCCTGAGGCGGCCAAAGAAAGCCAGGCCACGGTGTCGATGCTGGAGAGAATGCTGGAAAACGGCTTTGACGTGCAGTTCGCCCTGCAGACGGTTAATTCGGTTTTACTGTTGCGCTCGGTGAAGGAGACCTTTGCCACCATCGATCTGGCCTTGGTGGACATGTATACGGGGCTGGTGGATTTCATCAAGATCGGTTCTACCCCCAGTTTCATCGTGCGCCCCGATGAAGTTGAGATCGTCCGGGCCAACTCCCTTCCGGTGGGGATTTTCCCCGAGATCGAGATCCAAAGTCAAACCCGGCGTCTAGAACATGGGGATATCCTGGTCATGATTACCGACGGGGCCATCGATCAGCAAAGCGAGCTGTTGGAGTCGGAGCAGTGGATTGCCGAGCTTCTCGCCCGGATCAAGACCGATGATCCTGGGAAGATCGCGCGCCGAGTGCTAGACGAGCTGCGCCAGGTGGTGGGGGAGCAATTACCCGATGATGTGACCATTGTGGTAACCCGAATCACGAGGGCCACACCGAATCACCAGTTCTATAATAATGAAGAGATTCCCCTGTACGTGCGGGTAGGTCAATAG
- the tilS gene encoding tRNA lysidine(34) synthetase TilS, producing MLQPQDRVIVAVSGGPDSVVLLHVLLRFRSEYGLTLHVAHLHHCLRPEATEEMEYVRSLAGEWGLPFHYRIVDVARLARENRESVEEAGRRARYTLFRELTEELQAQRVALGHHADDQAETVLINLLRGTGPLGLAGIPPVRGPYIRPLLHCSREEILAYAREHKLTYYEDVTNRQPIYLRNRIRQELLPLLETYNPRIRGTLAQLASITYFEGQVMESLAAKYYRKLKMSSSGGGPKEVSLFVQELLALPLALQRRLVRQAYGEVTGHLRGLTFDHVEQLLQSLGEKLCLDWPQGCRVISDGSLLTLREQTTESVPSALAVFPLPCPGECHLPMGLYLSAKIVDQGPTTFERGSAGFAPLVTYLQTGQGSVDFVEYIDLARCKGPLYVRGRRAGDRVRLLGSPGTRKLKDIFIDAKIPNEVRDLFPLVCDGEGILWVPGFTIADRVKITRNTAQVLQLRLKHQVHG from the coding sequence ATGTTGCAACCACAGGATCGGGTGATTGTGGCGGTGTCCGGGGGCCCCGATTCTGTGGTCTTGCTCCACGTATTGCTTCGCTTTCGTTCGGAATACGGTTTGACCTTGCATGTGGCCCATCTGCATCATTGTCTGCGGCCCGAGGCCACGGAGGAAATGGAATATGTGCGGAGCCTGGCCGGAGAATGGGGGCTACCATTTCATTACCGGATTGTGGATGTGGCGAGACTGGCCAGGGAGAACCGGGAGTCGGTGGAGGAAGCGGGTCGGCGGGCCCGTTATACCCTTTTTCGGGAGTTAACCGAAGAATTGCAGGCCCAGCGCGTGGCCCTAGGCCATCATGCCGATGATCAGGCGGAAACGGTACTCATCAACCTGCTGCGGGGCACGGGCCCTTTGGGCCTGGCGGGAATTCCCCCGGTCCGCGGTCCGTATATCCGCCCTTTGCTCCATTGTTCCCGGGAAGAGATCCTTGCCTATGCCCGGGAACACAAGCTTACCTATTATGAAGATGTCACCAACCGGCAACCCATCTACCTTCGAAACAGGATTCGTCAAGAGCTGTTACCCCTCTTGGAAACCTACAATCCTCGGATCCGTGGGACCCTTGCTCAACTGGCTAGCATCACCTATTTTGAAGGCCAGGTTATGGAATCCCTAGCGGCAAAGTATTACCGTAAACTTAAGATGTCCTCATCAGGTGGTGGGCCAAAGGAGGTCTCTCTGTTCGTCCAGGAGCTGCTTGCGCTGCCCCTGGCTCTGCAAAGACGCCTGGTGCGGCAGGCTTACGGAGAGGTCACCGGTCACCTGCGGGGCCTTACCTTTGACCATGTGGAGCAGCTCTTGCAAAGCTTAGGAGAGAAACTATGCCTTGATTGGCCCCAGGGCTGCCGGGTGATAAGCGACGGCTCTCTTCTTACCCTAAGGGAACAGACGACAGAAAGCGTACCTTCTGCCCTGGCGGTTTTTCCCCTACCTTGTCCCGGCGAGTGTCATCTGCCCATGGGTTTGTACCTATCGGCGAAGATTGTGGACCAAGGGCCCACAACCTTTGAACGAGGGTCGGCGGGCTTTGCCCCTTTGGTCACTTACTTGCAGACCGGACAGGGCTCTGTGGATTTTGTGGAGTATATCGATCTTGCACGGTGCAAAGGTCCGCTCTATGTTCGCGGTCGGCGGGCGGGGGATCGGGTGCGGTTGTTGGGCAGTCCCGGCACCCGCAAACTCAAGGATATCTTTATTGACGCGAAGATCCCCAACGAAGTGCGAGATCTGTTTCCCTTGGTCTGCGATGGGGAAGGGATCCTGTGGGTGCCGGGATTTACCATCGCGGATCGGGTCAAGATAACCCGTAATACTGCCCAGGTTTTGCAGCTTCGTCTTAAGCACCAGGTTCATGGTTGA
- a CDS encoding ATP-dependent metallopeptidase FtsH/Yme1/Tma family protein produces MNRFLRGLSVYLLIAIVAVFMVNMFYSDPTTVREVGYSEFLDYAAAGQIESARVIGSQRVEGKLWDGSVIFAEIPYGTQNLADRLYELGISVSAEPEKDRAWWWSLLPTVFTIVVVVVLWIFLINQMQGSGNKAMSFGKSRARMYSEEKSRVTFDDVAGLDEAKQELMEIVEFLKHPKKFVELGAKIPKGVLLVGPPGTGKTLLARAVAREAGVPFFSISGSDFVEMFVGVGAARVRDLFDNAKKNSPCIVFIDELDAVGRQRGTGLGGGHDEREQTLNQLLVEMDGFESNTGIIVMAATNRPDVLDPALLRPGRFDRRVVADVPDVRGREEILKIHARGKPMGKDVDLRVLAKRTPYFSGADLANLMNEAAILAARKGQRVVTMAECEEAIDRVLMGPEHRKRVLSDKDKLVFAYHEAGHALLAHYLPHADPVYKVTIIGRGRTGGHTATLPVEERYVTTKSELLDELAVLLGGRAAEELAFDGEVSTGAQNDLERVTKLARKMVTEWGMSETLGPLTFGRRDETQVFLGRDLGRDRDYSESVAAQIDREVRTFVEGAHKQATEVLAQHREELDKVVEALLERETLNRHEFELALKYGANIPEEELQKRSAEEKESAPEVTTKATGDSKDDTPVLQRKHSPAVEAE; encoded by the coding sequence TTGAATAGGTTTCTAAGAGGTTTGAGCGTATACCTCTTAATTGCGATTGTAGCCGTCTTCATGGTGAATATGTTCTACAGCGATCCTACCACCGTGCGCGAGGTAGGGTATAGCGAGTTTCTGGACTATGCGGCTGCGGGACAAATCGAATCGGCCCGGGTAATTGGCAGTCAACGGGTCGAAGGAAAGCTGTGGGATGGTTCCGTGATTTTTGCGGAGATTCCCTATGGTACTCAGAATCTGGCGGACAGACTCTATGAATTGGGAATCAGTGTCAGTGCTGAACCGGAAAAGGACCGGGCGTGGTGGTGGTCCTTGTTGCCCACGGTCTTCACCATCGTAGTGGTCGTGGTGCTTTGGATTTTCTTGATTAACCAGATGCAAGGTAGCGGCAACAAGGCCATGTCCTTTGGGAAAAGTCGGGCGAGAATGTATTCGGAAGAAAAAAGCCGCGTTACCTTTGATGATGTGGCTGGCTTGGATGAGGCCAAGCAGGAATTGATGGAGATAGTTGAGTTTTTGAAGCACCCGAAGAAGTTTGTGGAGCTGGGGGCGAAGATCCCCAAGGGTGTGCTGTTGGTTGGTCCCCCTGGCACGGGGAAAACCTTGTTGGCTCGGGCGGTGGCCCGAGAAGCGGGGGTACCCTTCTTCAGTATTAGTGGTTCAGATTTCGTAGAGATGTTCGTTGGTGTGGGCGCCGCCCGGGTGCGGGATCTTTTTGATAACGCCAAGAAAAACAGTCCCTGTATCGTGTTCATCGACGAATTGGATGCGGTGGGCCGGCAGCGGGGAACGGGGCTTGGTGGGGGCCATGATGAGCGGGAGCAGACCCTCAACCAGCTGTTGGTGGAGATGGACGGTTTTGAGTCCAACACAGGGATTATTGTGATGGCCGCAACTAACCGTCCAGATGTGTTGGATCCTGCCTTGTTGCGCCCAGGACGTTTCGACCGCCGCGTGGTGGCGGATGTTCCCGATGTGCGCGGTCGGGAAGAGATCTTGAAGATTCATGCCCGGGGTAAGCCCATGGGCAAAGATGTCGATCTGCGGGTTCTGGCTAAGCGGACGCCCTATTTCTCCGGCGCGGATCTGGCTAATCTGATGAACGAAGCTGCCATTTTGGCCGCCCGTAAGGGTCAGCGGGTCGTTACCATGGCCGAATGTGAAGAGGCCATTGACCGTGTGCTGATGGGGCCGGAACATCGCAAACGGGTTCTCAGTGACAAGGACAAGCTGGTTTTTGCTTATCACGAGGCTGGTCATGCATTACTGGCCCATTACTTGCCCCATGCAGACCCTGTCTACAAAGTAACCATTATAGGACGGGGACGAACCGGTGGGCATACGGCTACTTTGCCGGTGGAGGAACGCTACGTCACCACCAAGTCGGAACTGCTAGATGAATTGGCGGTTCTTTTGGGGGGCCGGGCTGCGGAGGAATTGGCCTTCGACGGTGAGGTCAGTACCGGAGCCCAGAATGACCTGGAACGGGTTACGAAGTTGGCACGTAAGATGGTTACTGAGTGGGGTATGAGTGAGACCCTAGGCCCGTTGACCTTCGGACGTCGGGATGAGACCCAGGTGTTCCTAGGCCGAGACCTTGGTCGGGATCGGGACTACAGTGAGAGTGTGGCAGCGCAAATCGACCGGGAAGTCAGAACCTTTGTGGAAGGAGCCCATAAGCAGGCTACTGAGGTTTTGGCGCAGCACCGGGAAGAACTAGATAAAGTGGTGGAGGCCCTGCTAGAGCGGGAGACCCTCAACCGGCACGAGTTCGAATTGGCCTTGAAGTATGGTGCCAATATACCGGAGGAGGAACTGCAAAAGCGCTCTGCGGAAGAAAAGGAAAGCGCGCCCGAAGTGACGACCAAGGCCACCGGGGATTCTAAGGACGACACGCCTGTCCTGCAAAGAAAGCACTCCCCGGCGGTGGAGGCAGAATAG
- the folB gene encoding dihydroneopterin aldolase, translated as MASDRIRLNNMVFYGYHGAFSAEKELGQRVEVDLELVLDLATTGKTDDPELSVNYVDIYTIVKDLVEEGDFNLLEALAESIADAVFDAFGIDEVVVRVRKPQPPVGGLMASVEVEIVRRPAAGF; from the coding sequence ATGGCCAGCGATCGAATCAGGCTGAACAACATGGTGTTTTACGGCTATCACGGTGCCTTTTCGGCCGAAAAGGAGCTAGGGCAAAGGGTCGAGGTTGACCTGGAACTGGTCTTGGATCTGGCGACCACCGGCAAAACCGATGATCCCGAATTGTCGGTGAATTACGTGGATATTTACACCATTGTTAAGGATTTAGTGGAAGAAGGAGACTTCAACCTATTGGAGGCCTTAGCGGAGAGTATCGCCGACGCTGTGTTCGACGCTTTTGGCATTGACGAGGTCGTGGTCAGAGTGCGCAAGCCCCAGCCTCCGGTGGGAGGTCTGATGGCTTCCGTTGAAGTGGAGATCGTCCGCAGGCCAGCAGCAGGATTCTAG
- the thiI gene encoding tRNA 4-thiouridine(8) synthase ThiI — protein MEELIMVRYGEISLKGNNRRFFEDRLVGNIRSRLADLGNVQVHKTYGRIFVSGLSQINTAIRRLQDVFGIVSISPVFQTENDLEQIKASGLELVQRQNPVPGTTFRVDTRRSNKSFPLNSMEINREVSAHILPKVEGLKVNLTEPQLRLSIEVREKSTYLFLESFPGPGGLPVGVTGKGLLLLSGGIDSPVAGWLAMKRGVKVEALHFHSFPFTGEQSKEKVVQLANALAPYNHGMRLWIAHFTEIQKAIHVHCPPALRVTIMRRMMMRIAHRLAERIKALVLITGESIGQVASQTLESMHTIGSAIPMQIIRPLVTYDKHEIITKAQEIGTYNISILPYEDCCTVFVPKHPSTKPSILDAEKAEAGVDWAGLIDQCVDTLELIDIP, from the coding sequence ATGGAAGAACTAATTATGGTCCGTTATGGTGAGATTAGTCTGAAGGGGAACAACCGCCGGTTTTTTGAAGATCGGTTGGTGGGCAATATCCGCTCCAGGCTGGCCGATTTGGGTAATGTGCAGGTACACAAAACCTACGGGCGGATTTTCGTCAGCGGCTTGAGCCAAATCAATACCGCGATCCGCCGATTACAAGACGTCTTCGGCATCGTCTCCATCAGCCCAGTCTTTCAAACGGAAAACGATCTGGAACAAATCAAAGCCTCGGGTCTGGAGCTGGTACAAAGGCAGAATCCTGTCCCCGGCACCACCTTCCGAGTAGATACGCGCCGGTCAAATAAATCCTTTCCTTTGAACTCCATGGAGATCAACAGGGAAGTATCCGCCCATATTCTCCCCAAGGTGGAAGGGTTAAAAGTCAATTTGACAGAACCGCAACTGCGGCTCAGCATCGAGGTGCGGGAGAAATCCACGTACTTATTCCTGGAAAGCTTCCCGGGCCCTGGCGGGCTGCCCGTAGGAGTCACGGGCAAGGGATTGTTGCTTCTGTCCGGCGGCATCGACAGTCCCGTGGCCGGCTGGCTGGCCATGAAAAGGGGTGTGAAGGTGGAGGCTCTCCATTTTCATAGTTTCCCCTTCACCGGGGAACAGTCCAAGGAAAAGGTGGTCCAACTGGCCAATGCCCTCGCACCCTATAACCACGGGATGCGGCTGTGGATCGCCCACTTCACTGAAATCCAGAAGGCCATCCACGTCCATTGTCCTCCGGCCCTGCGGGTGACTATCATGCGACGCATGATGATGCGGATCGCCCATCGCCTGGCGGAAAGGATCAAAGCCCTAGTACTCATCACCGGTGAAAGCATTGGACAGGTGGCCAGTCAAACCCTAGAGAGCATGCACACCATTGGTTCGGCAATTCCGATGCAGATTATCCGTCCTTTGGTCACCTATGATAAGCATGAGATCATCACCAAAGCCCAGGAAATCGGGACCTACAACATCTCCATCCTCCCCTATGAGGACTGCTGTACCGTCTTTGTACCCAAGCATCCCAGCACAAAACCCAGCATTCTAGACGCGGAAAAGGCCGAGGCAGGAGTAGACTGGGCAGGGCTCATCGACCAATGCGTGGACACCTTGGAGTTGATTGATATACCTTGA
- a CDS encoding trypsin-like serine protease, translating into MQTRKSSFLVIALVSFLLGGLAFSVLVREPLLAEYGRNDVSHAASEQSADTDRAGIPLWSDTFANIAERVSPAVVYISVEFPREEPQWSIYDQFWFPFFSIPQQNPQRQPRLGTGFIINEEGYILTNQHVVGNKGDNQKITVTLSTPEFKGEIPAELVGSDWTLDLAVLKIEKPKELDKLPTIPLGDSSATRQGDWVIAIGNPYGEVFDHTLTVGVISAKGRSIQIQDSDTNQTRTYRELMQTDASINPGNSGGPLINVWGEVIGINTAIHSTAQGIGFAIPINTAKDVLDMLINEGKVTRAWLGIQVASLTQDIANWLGTDVTEGAVIATVFRNSPADKAGLKVYDVIRRIDDTPITSHDDVVNYIAKKRPGDKVILVIERQGTPMLVTVTLEEAQ; encoded by the coding sequence ATGCAGACACGAAAATCTTCTTTTCTCGTCATCGCGTTAGTATCCTTTCTACTAGGTGGCCTGGCATTCTCTGTTTTGGTCAGAGAACCACTGTTGGCCGAATACGGTCGCAATGATGTCTCCCATGCTGCTTCCGAGCAGTCGGCAGATACTGACCGAGCCGGTATTCCGCTGTGGAGCGATACCTTCGCCAATATTGCCGAACGCGTCAGTCCTGCTGTGGTATATATCAGTGTAGAGTTTCCCCGGGAGGAACCCCAGTGGAGCATCTACGACCAGTTCTGGTTTCCCTTCTTCTCCATACCCCAGCAGAATCCCCAGCGGCAACCGCGCCTAGGAACGGGGTTCATCATCAATGAGGAGGGATATATCCTCACCAATCAGCACGTGGTGGGAAACAAGGGAGACAACCAGAAGATTACGGTGACCTTGTCCACCCCCGAGTTTAAAGGGGAGATCCCAGCGGAACTCGTCGGTTCCGACTGGACGTTGGATCTAGCGGTACTGAAGATCGAAAAGCCAAAGGAACTGGATAAGCTCCCCACCATCCCTTTGGGCGACTCCTCCGCCACCCGTCAGGGAGACTGGGTAATCGCCATTGGCAATCCCTACGGGGAGGTCTTTGACCACACCCTCACCGTGGGAGTAATCAGTGCCAAGGGACGGAGCATCCAGATTCAGGATTCCGATACCAACCAGACCCGCACTTACCGGGAATTGATGCAGACCGATGCCTCCATCAACCCCGGAAACAGTGGTGGACCTTTGATCAACGTGTGGGGTGAAGTCATCGGGATTAACACCGCAATTCATAGTACGGCCCAAGGGATCGGCTTTGCCATCCCCATCAATACGGCTAAGGACGTTCTCGACATGCTGATTAACGAAGGAAAGGTCACCAGGGCCTGGCTAGGGATACAAGTAGCCTCCTTAACCCAGGACATTGCCAATTGGCTGGGGACCGATGTCACGGAAGGAGCCGTCATCGCCACGGTGTTCCGCAACAGCCCTGCGGACAAGGCAGGTCTAAAGGTGTACGATGTGATCCGTCGCATCGATGATACACCCATCACCTCCCACGACGATGTGGTGAACTATATCGCCAAGAAGCGGCCGGGGGATAAAGTTATTCTGGTTATTGAACGCCAGGGTACTCCCATGCTGGTCACGGTCACCCTGGAAGAAGCCCAGTAA
- a CDS encoding biotin--[acetyl-CoA-carboxylase] ligase yields MKERLLEYLEAQEGGYVSGAALCDQLGITRSAIWKWVEQLRKDGYKIEAVSSRGYRLVEKPDRLYPWEVGRGLGTEIIGTRFHYEPVLDSTNTKCKKLARDGAPEGLVVLTEEQRAGRGRRGRNWVSPPYLGIYCSVLLRPQIPLQQVAQMSLMTAVALQAEIEGSTIKWPNDLLIGDRKLGGILVEVDAEPDLVKAVIVGFGINVNQEQDQLLLDLQKTATSLRISHQRSFARVALLQRLLLSLERTYKGFLSEGFGPILQRCKAVCSTLKREVVVYKPGGDILQGTALDIAADGALVVQSTTGGLVPVYAGEVSVRTQNQAFLE; encoded by the coding sequence ATGAAGGAAAGACTGTTGGAGTACCTGGAGGCCCAGGAGGGCGGCTACGTTAGTGGCGCCGCTCTTTGTGACCAGCTGGGTATCACCCGCAGTGCCATTTGGAAATGGGTTGAGCAGCTGCGTAAAGATGGTTACAAGATAGAGGCTGTATCTAGCCGAGGTTACCGCCTCGTGGAAAAACCCGATCGGTTGTATCCTTGGGAGGTGGGCCGGGGACTGGGGACGGAGATCATCGGTACCCGGTTCCACTATGAACCGGTCCTCGATTCTACCAATACCAAATGTAAGAAATTGGCCCGGGATGGTGCCCCGGAAGGCCTGGTGGTGTTGACGGAAGAGCAACGGGCAGGGAGGGGGCGGCGGGGCAGGAACTGGGTCTCTCCTCCCTATCTGGGGATTTACTGTTCTGTGTTGCTAAGACCCCAAATCCCCCTGCAGCAAGTAGCCCAAATGTCTTTGATGACCGCGGTGGCCCTCCAGGCAGAAATCGAGGGCAGTACCATCAAGTGGCCCAATGATCTTTTGATTGGAGACCGAAAGCTTGGTGGGATCCTGGTGGAGGTCGATGCGGAGCCGGATTTGGTGAAAGCGGTCATTGTGGGCTTTGGTATCAATGTCAACCAGGAACAGGACCAACTGCTGCTGGACTTACAAAAAACAGCCACTAGCTTACGCATCAGTCACCAAAGATCCTTTGCCCGCGTAGCCCTTTTGCAGCGGTTGCTGTTGAGTCTGGAAAGAACATACAAAGGCTTTCTAAGCGAGGGTTTCGGTCCCATTCTGCAACGATGCAAGGCGGTTTGTTCCACTCTCAAGCGGGAAGTGGTGGTCTATAAACCCGGTGGCGACATCCTGCAGGGAACGGCCCTGGATATCGCCGCGGATGGGGCCCTCGTTGTCCAGAGCACCACCGGCGGACTTGTGCCTGTATACGCGGGTGAGGTGAGTGTGCGCACCCAGAATCAGGCCTTTCTGGAATAA